A genomic window from Vanessa cardui chromosome Z, ilVanCard2.1, whole genome shotgun sequence includes:
- the LOC124542920 gene encoding proton-coupled amino acid transporter-like protein pathetic has translation MVNEANGSLPPPQEMESFLPQDEKKEQIVTKTYNLTKEKDAESGDFDPFAERNLENPTSNMDTLTHLLKASLGTGILAMPKAFKCAGLISGIFFTILVAVVCTHCSYVLIKCAHVLYKKTRKSTMSFPEVAEAALDNGPVGLRKFANAFRIFILVSLFLTYFGTCSVYTVIIAKNIMQVVLHYMEDQKEVLGIRIFIVILLVPLIFMVWIKNLKYLAPVSMVANLFMGLGLGITFYFLVGTGGLDFNKVVSVKPPSEWPEFFSLTIFAMEAIGVVMPLENSMKTPRSMLGFCGVLNKGMSGVTLVYILLGFLGYLRYGDAVEDSITLNLEPQPGDPQVYEVLAQIVKIAIAIAVYCTFGLQFFVCIEIMWNSIKDKFTKRPELADYITRTIMVTVCVLLAVAVPTIGPFMGVIGAFCFSILGLIAPAFIEVITYWDIGFGPYKFLIWKNIVVLIFGLFALIFGTKDAIISIINVYSA, from the exons ATGGTTAAT gAAGCAAATGGGAGTTTGCCTCCGCCACAGGAGATGGAATCTTTTCTACCTCAAGATGAAAAAAAGGAACAGATAGTCACCAAGAC ATACAATTTAACCAAAGAAAAAGATGCGGAATCCGGAGATTTTGATCCTTTCGCAGAAAGAAATTTGGAAAATCCAACTTC aaacATGGACACCCTGACACATTTGCTGAAGGCTTCTCTGGGCACGGGAATTCTCGCCATGCCCAAAGCTTTCAAATGCGCGGGCTTAATATCCGGAATATTCTTTACGATCTTGGTCGCGGTTGTTTGCACGCATTGTTCATATGTCCTC ATAAAATGCGCTCACGTTCTTTACAAGAAGACGCGAAAATCAACTATGAGCTTCCCAGAAGTCGCAGAAGCAGCCCTCGATAACGGGCCTGTAGGACTCAGAAAATTTGCAAATGCATTCAG AATCTTCATCCTCGTAAGCCTGTTCTTGACGTACTTCGGAACTTGCTCAGTATATACGGTCATCATTGCTAAAAATATCATGCAG GTCGTACTGCACTACATGGAAGACCAAAAAGAAGTCCTTGGAATAcgaatatttatagttatactaCTTGTGCCTCTCATTTTCATGGTTTGGATCAAAAATCTGAAGTACTTGGCACCTGTTTCGATGGTAGCAAATCTGTTCATGGGTCTAGGACTCGGAATAACATTCTACTTCCTCGTTGGAACCGGTGGActcgattttaataaagttgtttCTGTAAAACCACCAAGTGAATGGCCGGAATTCTTCTCACTGACGATATTTGCTATGGAAGCCATCGGTGTGGTCATGCCTTTGGAAAACTCAATGAAAACACCACGTTCAATGCTTGGCTTTTGTGGAGTACTTAACAAGGGCATGTCCGGAGTAACTCTTGTCTATATTCTCCTCGGATTCCTTGGATATCTGCGCTACGGAGATGCCGTTGAGGATTCCATTACTCTCAACTTAGAACCTCAACCAGGAGACCCACAAGTTTATGAAgt GCTGGCTCAAATCGTTAAAATAGCCATTGCGATTGCAGTGTACTGCACATTTGGTCTTCAATTCTTCGTCTGCATTGAAATCATGTGGAACAGCATCAAGGACAAGTTCACGAAAAGACCTGAACTCGCCGATTACATCACCCGTACTATAATGGTTACCGTTTGTGTATTGCTCGCCGTGGCGGTACCAACGATTGGACCTTTCATGGGTGTCATAGGCGCGTTCTGCTTCTCCATTTTAGGGCTAATTGCTCCGGCATTCATCGAAGTCATTACATATTGGGATATCGGTTTCGGACCTTACAAGTTTcttatttggaaaaatattgttgttctGATTTTTGGTCTATTTGCACTTATTTTCGGTACCAAAGACGccataataagtataataaatgtttatagcGCGTAG